The genomic region CCACAGTCCCAGCACGTTGCCCATCTTGCCCTCGTGGGCGGAACGGGCCGAGGTGTTGTAGGCCTGCGTGCCCTGCCACGACATGGCCCCGTAGAACAGGCCGATGACGCCGATCAGGAAGTAGGTGACGTTGAAGTCGGCCACGTAGCCCGTATCGAACGGGTTGACCTTCGACAGCCCCGGCGGCGCCTGCCTCATCACCGTCGAGACATCGTCCCAGCCCACCTTCTGCAGCAGCCATGCCGCCAGCACCAGGAACACGACGTACGCGAACACGCCCTGGATGAAGTCGGTGACCAGCACCGAGACGTGCCCGCCCGAGAGCACGAACCACACGGCCGAACCCAGCGTGATGAACATGATCGTGGGGTACAGCGGCAGTGCCAGCGGGCCCAGGTGCCACACCTCGGGCAGGCCCAGGTAGTGGATGAAGAACCGCGCCTCGACGGCCGGGAAGATGCCGAAGTTGATGAGGCCGGCGCCGAAGGCCACGCTGCCGGCGAAGATGCGGAAGCGGCGGCTGTAGCGGCGCTCGAAGAACTCCGAAAGTGTCAGCGCGCGCGTGCGCCGGAAGCGGTAGTTGACCCAGCCCGTCACCGTCACCACGGTCATGAACAGCGACATGCTCAGGCCCCACCAGCCCATGGCGAAGCCCGCCTCGTAGCCCATCTCGAGGTTGGCGACGATGGTGATGCCGCCCACGGCGGCAATGCCGGCCGAGACCGTCAGCAGGTAGCGACCGGCGCTGCGCCCGGCGGCCAGGTAGTCGGCAACACCGCGCATGTGCCGACGCGTGAGCAGCATCGAGCCCATAATGACCGCGTACATGCCGACGATGATGAGCCAGTCGAAGGGTGTCAAAACAGCCGGGGCTCCTCGATGCGGGTTGTGTCACCCCGGGTTGAGTCGCCCAGTGTGTGGCCTTCAAGCCGCAGCAGGCGCGCCTTGGTGTCGATGCCGCCGGCAAAGCCCACCAGCGACCCGCCGCGCCCGACCACGCGGTGGCAGGGAATCAGGATGGGCAGCGGGTTGCGGCCGGCCGCCTGGCCGACTGCGCGCGTGGCGGTCGGCTTGCGCAACGCGCGAGCCACTTCGCCGTAGGTCCGCAGCTTGCCGTAGGGGATCTTCTGCAGTTGCTGCCAGACCCGCCGGTCGAAGTCGGTGCCGCAGGGATCCAGTTCGATGGTGAACTCGCGGCGCTCGCCCACGAAGTACTCGGCCAGTTCGTCCCGCAGCCGGCCGAACGCACTGTCATCTTCCCTCACCGCCACGTCGGGGCCGTACTGGTGCCGCGCCGCGGCATGCGCAAGCGTGTGGTACTCCCAGGCTCGGGGCAGGAACTCCAGCCGGGCCAGCCCGGCCGGACCCGCCACCGCCAGCAGGGGGTCTAAAGCCGTTCGCAGCAGCGTGTAGCACACCATGTGGTGACTGTACCATCGCCATAGGCCCCGCGCACCGTATTAGTTGTGCCGCCGAAATTGTGTCCGGCCCAGTTGATGCCCCGGGCCGGACATGAACACCAACACCAACACTTTCGATCCACCCCACTGTCCCAATTCCAACTGCCCATTCCACAGAGAGTTGCGCCAAGGATGGCGTTTCAAGCGCATTGGCTACCACTGGAGTCACTGCCAGAGAAAGCGTATCCCCAGGTTCCTCTGCCTGTGCTGCCGCCGCTCCTTCAGCTCCCAGACGTTCGCGACTTCCTATTGGCTCAAGCGACCCGACGTCCTTGGGCAGCTCGTCATGAAGACCGTCGGATGCATGGCCAATCGCCAGATCGCCCGTGAACTGCGGGTCGCACCCTCCACCATCGACCGCCAGCTGGCGCGGCTCGGCCGCCATTGTCTGCTGTACCACACGCAGCAGATGCAGGACGCCAAACCG from bacterium harbors:
- a CDS encoding methylated-DNA--[protein]-cysteine S-methyltransferase, whose translation is MVCYTLLRTALDPLLAVAGPAGLARLEFLPRAWEYHTLAHAAARHQYGPDVAVREDDSAFGRLRDELAEYFVGERREFTIELDPCGTDFDRRVWQQLQKIPYGKLRTYGEVARALRKPTATRAVGQAAGRNPLPILIPCHRVVGRGGSLVGFAGGIDTKARLLRLEGHTLGDSTRGDTTRIEEPRLF